A region of Thermoleophilaceae bacterium DNA encodes the following proteins:
- a CDS encoding glycosyltransferase family 4 protein, producing the protein MTPLALHVLPHRGGGGEAYVDLMERITGFEHERVPLSSGRTPASAAVSLPLRWPAVAARARRASLVHAHGDMAAILALPLLRGRPSVWSTHGLHFLRRARGTRLGFARRGLRAAVAAAECTICTSEAERTELAEIAAPEHAGRLVLIYNGLEPSPVAGPEERAAARAGLGLAEDEVAVLYLGRLEERKDPLTAVAAAEAADGPVVLLLAGDGPLLSGAERRAGASVRVLGHRDDGPALLAASDVFVMPSEREGLSYAVLEAMAAGLAMVVSDGPGNPEAVGDAGVVVPFGDERALAAALSRLAGDPAERERLGAAGRARVLDRFTAEQMVRETAAVYEAVGAGDRG; encoded by the coding sequence ATGACGCCGCTCGCCCTGCACGTGCTCCCCCACCGCGGCGGCGGCGGCGAGGCCTACGTGGATCTGATGGAGCGCATCACCGGCTTCGAGCACGAGCGCGTTCCGCTGAGCTCCGGGCGCACCCCGGCCTCTGCCGCGGTGTCGCTGCCGCTGCGCTGGCCCGCGGTGGCGGCGCGGGCGCGGCGCGCGTCGCTCGTGCACGCCCACGGCGACATGGCCGCGATCCTCGCGCTGCCACTGCTGCGCGGCCGGCCATCGGTGTGGAGCACGCACGGGCTGCATTTCCTGCGCCGGGCCCGCGGCACACGGCTGGGCTTCGCGCGGCGGGGTCTGCGTGCCGCGGTGGCCGCGGCGGAGTGCACGATCTGCACGTCGGAGGCCGAGCGAACCGAGCTCGCGGAGATCGCGGCGCCGGAGCACGCGGGCCGGCTCGTGCTGATCTACAACGGGCTGGAGCCGTCGCCGGTGGCCGGGCCGGAGGAGCGCGCCGCGGCCCGGGCGGGGCTCGGGCTGGCGGAGGACGAGGTGGCGGTGCTCTACCTCGGCCGGCTGGAGGAGCGCAAGGATCCGCTCACGGCGGTGGCGGCGGCGGAGGCGGCGGACGGACCGGTTGTGCTGCTGCTGGCCGGCGACGGCCCGCTGCTTTCCGGGGCGGAGCGCAGGGCCGGTGCTTCTGTCCGCGTCCTCGGCCACCGCGACGACGGCCCGGCGCTGCTCGCCGCTTCCGACGTCTTCGTCATGCCTTCCGAGCGCGAGGGCCTCTCCTACGCCGTGCTCGAGGCCATGGCCGCCGGGCTGGCGATGGTGGTCTCCGACGGCCCGGGCAACCCCGAGGCGGTGGGCGACGCCGGCGTGGTGGTGCCCTTCGGCGACGAGCGCGCGCTGGCGGCCGCGCTATCGCGGCTGGCAGGCGACCCCGCCGAGCGCGAGCGGCTGGGCGCCGCGGGCCGGGCGCGGGTGCTCGACCGCTTCACCGCCGAGCAGATGGTGCGCGAGACAGCCGCGGTGTACGAGGCGGTGGGCGCCGGCGACCGCGGCTAG
- a CDS encoding type II toxin-antitoxin system VapB family antitoxin, whose amino-acid sequence MTLNIKDDEADRLARELAAETGETITQAITVAVRERLGRLRGRAGRRRLADELDEIAVRCGSLPVLDERAGDEVLGYDEHGLPR is encoded by the coding sequence ATGACGCTGAACATCAAGGACGACGAAGCCGACCGCCTCGCCCGTGAGCTGGCAGCCGAGACCGGAGAGACCATCACGCAGGCGATCACCGTTGCCGTGCGCGAGCGCCTCGGCCGGCTGCGCGGACGCGCCGGACGGCGCCGGCTCGCGGACGAGCTGGACGAGATCGCCGTGCGCTGCGGGAGCCTGCCGGTGCTCGACGAGCGGGCCGGCGACGAGGTCCTCGGTTACGACGAGCACGGTCTTCCCCGCTGA
- a CDS encoding peptidoglycan DD-metalloendopeptidase family protein, with protein sequence MKLQFLLARHGFPSGRFDGGLGERTSAALRRFQRWARIGADGIAGRATLSRLRRRPPGVPGALARPVPGGIGDGFGPRGDRFHAGVDFPAAHGTTVRAARGGVVTSAGWRDGGFGRTVSIAHGGGLRTVYAHLSSIHVSGGERVARGEAVGRVGATGSATGPHLHFEARVRGASIDPFYRQAVRHDSSQGGRIIL encoded by the coding sequence TTGAAGCTCCAGTTCCTGCTGGCCCGGCACGGCTTTCCGTCGGGTCGCTTCGACGGCGGCCTGGGTGAGCGCACGTCCGCGGCGCTGCGCCGCTTCCAGCGCTGGGCCCGCATCGGCGCCGACGGGATCGCGGGGCGCGCAACGCTCTCCCGGCTTCGGCGGCGGCCGCCCGGAGTGCCCGGAGCGCTGGCGCGGCCGGTGCCGGGCGGCATCGGCGACGGCTTCGGCCCGCGCGGCGATCGCTTCCATGCGGGCGTGGACTTCCCGGCCGCCCACGGGACCACGGTGAGGGCGGCGCGTGGCGGCGTGGTGACCTCGGCGGGCTGGCGCGACGGCGGCTTCGGGCGCACCGTGTCGATCGCTCACGGCGGTGGCCTGCGCACGGTCTACGCGCACCTGTCGTCGATCCACGTCAGCGGCGGGGAGCGGGTGGCGCGGGGAGAGGCCGTCGGCCGGGTGGGCGCGACCGGCAGCGCCACCGGCCCGCACCTGCATTTCGAGGCTCGCGTGCGCGGTGCCTCCATCGACCCGTTCTATAGGCAAGCAGTGAGGCATGATTCATCCCAAGGAGGTAGAATCATCCTATGA
- a CDS encoding DUF2142 domain-containing protein, giving the protein MSRIRETFRHIPVAARWCALVAMANALVWSLIVPPFQVPDENAHFAYIQHLAETGEPPRFVAGPGASDAQFQVEIALNEFDVSTRPENRPIWTELEQRNLERVLDSGLSRSNGGGQSNSTNNPPLYHLLGVVAYAAGSWGDLLDRFALLRLVSVLLAGVTVLFTFGFLRELLPRSPLLWTVGGLAVAFQPLFGFMAGGVNNDVLLAATAAALLFGVARALRRGLTPRRAAGIGAALGLGLVSKATLLAFAPALAVAAVVLLRRAVAAERVALLRSIGVAAGVAAVPVLAYVLVNGLIWDRALWSGTAQFSAGTSDAVGSAESSVREQIAYIWQWYLPRMPFMNDQFAGGYYPLYENSFKGFIGRFGWNDYGFTGWVYELAVGVVAVLFGLVGAALWRARAALRRRSGELAVYIIAVLGLAVVIGLPGYTAKESGTGFEQARYYLPLLPLYGAVVALAVRGAGRRAGPAAAAAVVVLAMAHSLFAQLITIARYYG; this is encoded by the coding sequence ATGAGCCGGATCCGGGAGACCTTCCGCCATATCCCCGTCGCCGCCCGCTGGTGCGCACTGGTGGCCATGGCCAACGCGCTCGTGTGGTCGCTCATCGTGCCGCCGTTCCAGGTGCCCGACGAGAACGCCCACTTCGCCTACATCCAGCACCTGGCCGAGACCGGCGAGCCGCCGCGCTTCGTGGCGGGGCCGGGCGCGTCGGACGCGCAGTTCCAGGTCGAGATCGCGCTCAACGAGTTCGACGTCTCCACCCGGCCCGAGAACCGGCCGATCTGGACCGAGCTCGAGCAGCGCAACCTGGAGCGGGTGCTCGACTCAGGGTTGTCGCGGTCCAACGGCGGCGGGCAGTCCAACTCCACCAACAACCCGCCGCTCTACCACCTGCTCGGGGTGGTGGCCTACGCGGCCGGAAGCTGGGGCGACCTGCTCGACCGTTTCGCGCTCCTGCGACTGGTGTCGGTGCTGCTGGCAGGCGTCACCGTGCTGTTCACCTTCGGCTTCCTGCGCGAACTGCTGCCGCGCTCGCCGCTGCTGTGGACGGTGGGGGGCCTCGCGGTGGCGTTCCAGCCGCTGTTCGGCTTCATGGCGGGCGGGGTGAACAACGACGTCCTGTTGGCCGCCACCGCGGCGGCGCTGCTCTTCGGCGTGGCGCGCGCGTTGCGCCGCGGCCTCACGCCGCGCCGCGCCGCGGGCATCGGCGCCGCGCTGGGGCTGGGGCTGGTGTCCAAGGCCACACTGCTCGCGTTCGCGCCGGCGCTGGCGGTGGCCGCCGTGGTGCTGCTGCGCCGCGCCGTCGCCGCGGAGCGCGTGGCGCTGCTGCGCTCGATCGGCGTGGCGGCGGGCGTCGCGGCGGTGCCGGTGCTCGCCTACGTGCTCGTGAACGGGCTGATCTGGGACCGCGCCCTGTGGTCGGGCACGGCGCAGTTCTCGGCCGGCACCAGCGACGCAGTGGGCTCGGCGGAGTCGTCGGTGCGCGAGCAGATCGCCTACATCTGGCAGTGGTACCTGCCGCGCATGCCGTTCATGAACGACCAGTTCGCCGGCGGCTACTACCCGCTCTACGAGAACTCCTTCAAGGGGTTCATCGGCCGCTTCGGCTGGAACGACTACGGCTTTACCGGCTGGGTGTATGAGTTGGCCGTGGGCGTCGTGGCGGTGCTCTTCGGCCTGGTCGGCGCCGCGCTCTGGCGTGCCCGCGCGGCGCTGCGCCGCCGCTCCGGTGAGCTCGCGGTGTACATCATTGCGGTGCTCGGCCTCGCGGTGGTCATCGGCCTTCCCGGCTACACGGCGAAGGAGAGCGGCACGGGCTTCGAGCAGGCCCGCTACTACCTGCCGCTGCTGCCGCTCTACGGCGCGGTCGTGGCGCTCGCGGTGCGCGGCGCCGGGCGCCGGGCAGGTCCTGCGGCGGCCGCCGCCGTCGTCGTGCTGGCGATGGCGCACAGCCTCTTCGCCCAGCTCATCACGATCGCGCGCTACTACGGCTGA
- a CDS encoding type II toxin-antitoxin system VapC family toxin, which translates to MVIDTSALVAVLFDEPERRTFTEAMEVDSRRLISAGTLIEASILVEARRGEAAGRELDLLLHRADVAVVPVDAEQAELARDAWRRYGKGRHPAGLNFGDCFAYALAAVTGEPLLFKGQDFPQTGIPAAVGPRRS; encoded by the coding sequence ATGGTCATCGACACGTCGGCGCTCGTCGCCGTCCTGTTCGACGAGCCTGAGCGGCGCACGTTCACCGAGGCGATGGAGGTGGACTCGCGCCGCCTGATCTCGGCCGGGACGCTGATCGAGGCGTCCATCCTGGTCGAGGCTCGCCGCGGCGAGGCTGCGGGGCGGGAGCTCGATCTGCTGCTGCACCGCGCAGACGTCGCGGTCGTCCCGGTCGATGCCGAGCAGGCGGAGCTCGCCCGCGACGCCTGGCGCCGCTACGGCAAGGGCCGCCACCCCGCCGGGCTCAACTTCGGAGACTGCTTCGCGTACGCGCTCGCCGCGGTTACCGGGGAGCCCCTCCTCTTCAAGGGCCAGGACTTCCCGCAGACCGGCATCCCGGCCGCCGTCGGCCCGCGCAGGAGTTGA
- a CDS encoding glycosyltransferase, whose amino-acid sequence MSVLIGCWNNAATLPRAIDSILGQTLRELELIVVDDGSTDETPSLVEAIDDPRVRRLPLKHMGISRSLNEGLAAARAPVVAIQDADDWSLPSRLERQLAVLDSDPSVGVVGCRMREVDPGGRELRPRTAFAAGDVRGVLMRFNPIPNTSAMFRRAAALQVGGYDPRRRYAMEYDLWLRLAERHGVVTLDEVLAVREMGSSNVAATRERAQIREALGIRVSALRRRRTLRGARGLVLPSVSLLTPPPLKRTLRRRLGQAP is encoded by the coding sequence GTGAGCGTGCTCATCGGCTGCTGGAACAACGCGGCCACGCTGCCGCGGGCGATCGACTCGATCCTGGGGCAGACGCTGCGCGAGCTCGAGCTGATCGTGGTGGACGACGGCTCGACGGACGAGACTCCCTCGCTGGTCGAGGCGATCGATGATCCACGCGTGCGCCGGCTGCCTCTCAAGCACATGGGCATCTCGCGTTCGCTCAACGAGGGGCTCGCTGCCGCCCGCGCACCCGTGGTGGCGATTCAGGACGCCGACGACTGGTCGCTGCCCTCGCGCCTGGAGCGCCAGCTCGCCGTGCTCGACTCCGACCCGTCGGTGGGGGTGGTGGGCTGCCGCATGCGCGAGGTGGACCCCGGCGGCCGCGAGCTGCGCCCTCGCACGGCGTTCGCGGCGGGGGACGTGCGGGGCGTGCTCATGCGCTTCAACCCGATCCCCAACACCTCGGCGATGTTCCGCCGCGCGGCCGCTTTGCAGGTGGGCGGCTACGACCCGCGCCGGCGCTACGCGATGGAGTACGACCTCTGGCTGCGCCTGGCCGAGCGCCACGGTGTGGTGACCCTCGACGAGGTGCTGGCCGTGCGCGAGATGGGCAGCTCGAACGTGGCCGCCACCCGCGAGCGCGCGCAGATCCGCGAGGCGCTGGGCATCCGCGTGAGTGCGCTCCGGCGCCGGCGGACGCTGCGCGGCGCCCGCGGGCTGGTACTGCCCTCCGTCTCTCTCCTCACCCCGCCGCCGCTCAAGCGGACGCTGCGGCGGCGGCTGGGGCAGGCGCCATAG
- a CDS encoding class I SAM-dependent methyltransferase, with protein sequence MPACPVCAASTGPPVLRGRDRLLDIPGDFSVAECTGCGLALTEPWLEGSALARHYPEEGYEPYRPPSGALGRLMAANRRLQVDAKLRLQPFRGLGEPGRVLDVGCGRGDLAAAFARRGFEACGIEPSESAVEAARALGVDARQGTIEEAPWEAGSFDSVVFNHSLEHVPDPVGALARAQALLRPGGRLAVVVPDWGSRQRRLFGSRWFHLDLPRHLQHFDAQALEEAARRAGLTPLGTGTNASASGLPGSVQYALAGRCVFTGGRLRPALLALMLLYPLTGLLGRASGGDWRWLLAERPEVSPPPR encoded by the coding sequence GTGCCCGCCTGCCCGGTCTGTGCCGCCTCCACCGGTCCACCGGTCCTGCGCGGCCGCGATCGTCTGCTCGACATCCCGGGCGACTTCTCGGTGGCCGAGTGCACTGGCTGCGGGCTCGCGCTCACCGAGCCGTGGCTGGAGGGCTCCGCGCTGGCGCGCCACTACCCGGAGGAGGGCTACGAGCCGTACCGGCCGCCCAGCGGCGCGCTCGGGCGCCTCATGGCCGCCAACCGCCGCCTGCAGGTGGACGCCAAGCTGCGGCTGCAGCCGTTCCGCGGGCTCGGCGAGCCCGGCCGGGTCCTGGACGTGGGCTGCGGCCGCGGCGACCTCGCCGCCGCGTTCGCCCGCCGCGGCTTCGAGGCGTGCGGAATCGAGCCGTCGGAGAGCGCGGTGGAGGCGGCCCGCGCCCTCGGGGTGGACGCCCGCCAGGGCACGATCGAGGAGGCGCCCTGGGAAGCGGGAAGCTTCGACTCCGTCGTCTTCAACCACTCGCTCGAGCACGTGCCGGACCCCGTGGGGGCCCTCGCCCGCGCGCAAGCCCTACTCAGGCCCGGCGGCCGACTGGCCGTGGTCGTCCCAGACTGGGGATCGCGCCAGCGGCGCCTGTTCGGCTCGCGCTGGTTCCACCTCGACCTGCCTCGCCACCTCCAGCACTTCGACGCGCAGGCGCTCGAGGAGGCTGCCCGCCGTGCCGGCCTCACGCCGCTCGGAACCGGCACCAACGCCTCCGCCTCCGGCCTGCCCGGCAGCGTGCAGTACGCGCTGGCCGGCCGCTGCGTGTTCACCGGCGGCCGGCTGCGTCCGGCGCTGCTCGCGCTGATGCTGCTGTACCCGCTCACCGGCCTGCTCGGCCGCGCGAGCGGAGGCGACTGGCGCTGGCTGCTGGCGGAGCGGCCGGAGGTATCGCCGCCGCCCCGTTGA
- a CDS encoding glycosyltransferase family 4 protein, producing the protein MRVCLVYDCLYPHTVGGAERWYRNLGERLAAEGHEVTYLTLRQWRRGVDPGVPGVRVVTAGPRMKLYAPGGRRRILPPLVFGIGVLAHLLLRGRRYDVVHTASFPYFSMLAAAVARRPGGYRLVADWHELWTREYWDEYLGRLGLPGWLVQRACVRVRHRAFCFSRLHAARLRAEGFRGEVEVLPGQFVEPRGGVAPGEPERQPLVVFAGRHIPEKRVPALVPAVVRARERLPELRCVIFGDGPEREDVLAAVASHGLSGMVDVPGFVEGSRVERALGKALCMVLPSRREGYGLVVLEAAARGTPSVVVADPDNAAVELVSDGENGVIACSATPEDLSAAIVRVHSGGAALRASTLAWFETNRARVSLEGSLAAVAERYGA; encoded by the coding sequence ATGCGGGTCTGCCTCGTCTACGACTGCCTCTATCCGCACACCGTGGGCGGGGCCGAGCGCTGGTACCGAAACCTGGGCGAGCGGCTGGCCGCCGAGGGCCACGAGGTCACGTACCTGACGCTGCGGCAGTGGCGCCGCGGGGTCGATCCCGGCGTTCCGGGCGTCCGGGTCGTGACCGCCGGGCCGCGGATGAAGCTGTACGCGCCGGGCGGGCGCCGGCGCATCCTGCCGCCGCTCGTCTTCGGGATCGGGGTGCTGGCGCACCTGCTGCTGCGGGGTCGCCGCTACGACGTCGTGCACACGGCGTCGTTTCCCTACTTCTCGATGCTCGCCGCAGCCGTTGCGCGGCGGCCCGGCGGCTACCGGCTGGTCGCCGACTGGCACGAGCTGTGGACCCGTGAGTACTGGGACGAGTACCTCGGCCGCTTGGGTTTGCCGGGCTGGCTCGTGCAGCGGGCCTGCGTGCGCGTGCGCCATCGCGCGTTCTGCTTCTCGCGCCTGCACGCCGCGCGGCTGCGTGCCGAGGGCTTCCGGGGAGAGGTCGAGGTGCTGCCCGGCCAGTTCGTGGAGCCCCGCGGCGGCGTCGCGCCCGGGGAGCCCGAGCGGCAGCCGCTGGTGGTGTTCGCCGGGCGCCACATCCCGGAGAAGCGCGTGCCGGCGCTGGTGCCCGCCGTGGTCCGGGCGCGGGAGCGTCTACCCGAGCTGCGGTGCGTGATCTTCGGCGACGGCCCGGAGCGCGAGGACGTGCTCGCGGCCGTGGCGTCGCATGGCCTGTCCGGCATGGTGGACGTGCCCGGCTTCGTGGAGGGCTCGCGGGTCGAGCGCGCGCTGGGCAAGGCCCTCTGCATGGTGCTGCCGTCCCGGCGCGAGGGCTACGGGCTCGTGGTGCTCGAGGCCGCCGCGCGCGGCACGCCGAGCGTGGTGGTGGCCGACCCCGACAACGCCGCGGTGGAGCTGGTCTCGGATGGCGAGAACGGGGTGATCGCGTGCTCGGCCACGCCCGAGGACCTGTCCGCGGCGATCGTGCGAGTGCACTCCGGGGGTGCGGCGTTGAGGGCGTCCACGCTCGCGTGGTTCGAGACCAACCGGGCACGGGTGTCGCTCGAGGGGTCGCTGGCGGCGGTCGCGGAGCGCTATGGCGCCTGA
- a CDS encoding glycosyltransferase family 2 protein — protein MSTIQHTAGAVEPDHVRPGAPRVSVVIPCLNEAENIEECVRRSIAVMSEHGILGEVVVADNDSEDGSAELATAAGARVVHEPRRGYGSAYLAGFDAARGDFIVMADADLTYDFGEIPKFVRHLEEGAQLVMGDRMDNIQPGAMPWLHRYVGNPVLTGILNLFFRTGVKDAHCGMRALRRDALPILDLRTTGMEFASEMVIRAGKEQLDIREVPIEYHPRGGESKLSTFRDGWRHLRFLLVHSPTHLFVIPGAAMALIGSLISVTVIAEIDVLGRAWDIHTMVAGALLMIVGTQVLALGLCAHAYGLYFMGEREAWFDRMRARFRLEHGLLFGGAVLLAGLAIAAVIAGIWIDRGFGALSEERLAVLAATLVIVGIQIVFSSFLLSILGLRRRD, from the coding sequence ATGAGCACGATCCAGCACACAGCGGGAGCCGTCGAGCCCGACCACGTCCGCCCCGGCGCCCCGCGCGTCTCCGTGGTCATCCCGTGCCTCAACGAGGCCGAGAACATCGAGGAGTGCGTGCGCCGCTCAATCGCCGTGATGTCCGAGCACGGCATCCTCGGCGAGGTCGTGGTGGCGGACAACGACTCCGAGGACGGCAGCGCCGAGCTGGCCACGGCGGCGGGCGCCCGCGTGGTGCACGAGCCCCGGCGCGGCTACGGCAGCGCCTACCTCGCCGGCTTCGACGCCGCCCGCGGCGACTTCATCGTCATGGCCGACGCCGACCTCACCTACGACTTCGGGGAGATCCCCAAGTTCGTCCGCCACCTCGAGGAGGGCGCCCAGCTCGTGATGGGCGACCGCATGGACAACATCCAGCCCGGCGCCATGCCGTGGCTGCACCGCTACGTGGGCAACCCGGTGCTCACCGGCATCCTCAACCTCTTCTTCCGCACCGGCGTGAAGGACGCCCACTGCGGCATGCGCGCGCTGCGGCGCGACGCGCTGCCCATCCTCGACCTGCGCACCACGGGCATGGAGTTCGCCTCCGAGATGGTCATCCGCGCCGGCAAGGAGCAGCTCGACATCCGCGAGGTGCCCATCGAGTACCACCCGCGCGGGGGCGAGTCCAAGCTCTCCACCTTCCGCGACGGCTGGCGCCACCTGCGCTTCCTGCTCGTCCACAGCCCCACGCACCTGTTCGTGATCCCGGGCGCGGCCATGGCGCTGATCGGCTCGCTCATCTCCGTCACCGTGATCGCGGAGATCGACGTGCTCGGTCGCGCGTGGGACATCCACACCATGGTCGCCGGCGCGCTGCTCATGATCGTCGGCACCCAGGTGCTGGCGCTGGGTCTCTGCGCGCACGCCTACGGCCTCTATTTCATGGGCGAGCGCGAGGCCTGGTTCGACCGCATGCGGGCCCGCTTCCGGCTGGAGCACGGGCTGCTGTTCGGGGGCGCGGTGCTGCTCGCCGGCCTGGCGATCGCGGCCGTGATCGCCGGCATCTGGATCGACCGCGGGTTCGGGGCGCTGTCCGAGGAGCGCCTGGCCGTCCTCGCGGCCACGCTCGTCATCGTGGGCATCCAGATCGTCTTCTCCTCCTTCCTCCTGAGCATCCTCGGGCTGCGCAGGCGCGACTAG
- a CDS encoding glycosyltransferase, which yields MGRRILVVTYFHPPFPGGGGARWVALAKHLRRAGHEVGVITTSAHGSLPEDDGEGTVRTADMAASGGLRRLLRRPALPERGAPGGAGANAKPPPTLLTRTLVPDPHVVSWAPLALAAARRAIRVSGGVDCLVTSGPPESTHLVGLALRRSVGAWMADFRDGWSYEPLRDPFPAAAQRRLDLSLERRVALRADAVLGATEPIARDLAERLGANAVHVPNGWDPDLEEQVARAEPPPLEEGVVNLVHTGTMSGGWGRDPRPLFDALRQAGGRIRLVLAGRLDTEEERLIRAPGLEGVVKHVGSLGRFEAIALQRRADALVLVTSRNASEATGKLFEYLASGRPVIALAEGNEAARIVRDTGAGVTVAPDDTQAIAEVLRAAERGELPYEPRGLDAYAYPAPADAVAELMERVLAR from the coding sequence ATGGGCCGCAGGATCCTCGTCGTCACCTACTTCCATCCGCCCTTCCCGGGTGGTGGCGGCGCGCGCTGGGTCGCGCTCGCCAAGCACCTGCGCCGGGCGGGGCACGAGGTCGGTGTGATCACCACGTCGGCGCACGGCTCGCTGCCCGAGGACGACGGCGAGGGCACGGTGCGCACGGCCGACATGGCGGCCAGCGGAGGGCTGAGGCGGCTGCTGCGGCGCCCCGCGCTGCCCGAGCGCGGCGCGCCCGGCGGGGCCGGCGCCAACGCCAAGCCGCCGCCCACCCTGCTCACGCGCACGCTGGTGCCCGACCCGCACGTGGTTAGCTGGGCGCCGCTCGCGCTCGCGGCCGCGCGCCGGGCCATCCGCGTCTCCGGCGGCGTGGACTGCCTGGTGACGAGCGGGCCGCCGGAGTCCACCCACCTGGTCGGGCTGGCGCTGCGGCGCAGCGTGGGGGCGTGGATGGCCGACTTCCGCGACGGCTGGTCGTACGAGCCGCTGCGCGACCCGTTCCCCGCCGCTGCGCAGCGCCGCCTCGACCTGTCGCTGGAGCGCCGGGTGGCTTTGCGTGCGGACGCCGTGCTGGGCGCCACCGAGCCGATCGCCCGTGACCTCGCGGAGCGCCTCGGGGCTAACGCCGTGCACGTGCCCAACGGCTGGGATCCCGACCTCGAGGAGCAGGTCGCGCGCGCCGAGCCGCCGCCGCTGGAGGAGGGGGTGGTGAACCTCGTGCACACCGGCACCATGAGCGGCGGCTGGGGGCGCGACCCGCGCCCGCTGTTCGACGCGCTGCGCCAGGCCGGCGGCCGCATCCGCCTCGTGCTGGCCGGCCGGCTCGACACCGAGGAGGAGCGGCTCATCCGCGCGCCCGGGCTCGAAGGGGTTGTCAAGCACGTGGGCTCACTCGGCCGCTTCGAGGCCATCGCGCTGCAACGGCGGGCCGACGCGCTCGTGCTCGTCACGTCGCGCAACGCCTCGGAGGCCACGGGCAAGCTGTTCGAGTACCTCGCCTCGGGCCGGCCGGTGATCGCGCTGGCCGAGGGCAACGAGGCGGCGCGGATCGTGCGCGACACCGGCGCCGGGGTGACCGTGGCGCCCGACGACACGCAGGCGATCGCCGAAGTGCTGCGCGCCGCGGAGCGTGGCGAGCTGCCCTACGAGCCGCGCGGGCTGGACGCCTACGCCTACCCCGCACCCGCCGACGCCGTGGCCGAGCTGATGGAGCGGGTGCTGGCCCGATGA